A genomic window from Phormidium ambiguum IAM M-71 includes:
- a CDS encoding efflux RND transporter periplasmic adaptor subunit, which yields MESPELQLDSNPELEIPSTPVFPRRSHLRLILILLLVVGGGFGLWHILARSQESPPAAAQQPPMPVKTLLVKTSPIEESSEFVANLQSRRSVTLRPRIQGQVTQILVRSGEQVNADTPILKIDAKQQQASVESRIAAVESSQADLATAQAEVTSAQADAKDARAVLKALQARRVAEVSDVTLSQREYERFSYLYREGAISLQIIDQRRNALEVAKAKIAQTDADIAAQGAAIARTEAAITKAQSTIIKNQRLVKQAQANVKEQAVQLQFYTIAAPFAGTVGDIPVKMGDFVDTSTPLTTITENRLLEVNFSVPNEQALQLHSGMSVELTDGQGRKIGTSRIFFISPKATNDTQSVLVKSLFDNSRGQLRVEQFVRAKVIWKQQLGVLVPTTAIMRFGGETFVFVAEPSESGIVARQRLIKLGSIEGNNYQVITGLKPEEKVVVSGLLALRDGAPITPQ from the coding sequence ATGGAATCACCTGAATTACAACTGGATTCAAACCCTGAGCTGGAAATCCCTTCAACGCCAGTTTTTCCCAGGCGATCGCATCTTCGATTAATCCTCATATTGCTGCTTGTAGTGGGTGGAGGATTTGGACTATGGCACATTCTGGCTCGGAGTCAGGAATCACCTCCAGCAGCCGCTCAACAGCCGCCAATGCCTGTAAAAACATTGTTGGTAAAAACCAGTCCCATTGAGGAAAGTTCAGAATTTGTTGCCAATCTTCAATCCCGTCGCTCTGTTACTTTACGACCGAGAATTCAAGGTCAAGTTACTCAAATATTAGTTCGCTCTGGAGAGCAAGTGAATGCGGATACTCCGATTTTAAAAATTGATGCCAAACAGCAACAAGCTTCTGTTGAAAGTCGGATCGCAGCCGTTGAATCCTCTCAAGCTGATTTAGCAACGGCTCAAGCAGAAGTAACCAGCGCCCAAGCGGATGCTAAAGATGCTAGAGCGGTACTCAAAGCATTACAAGCGCGTCGAGTTGCTGAAGTCTCTGACGTAACGCTCTCTCAACGAGAGTACGAACGGTTTAGCTATCTTTATCGCGAAGGCGCTATCAGTTTGCAAATTATAGATCAACGGCGAAATGCGCTGGAAGTCGCTAAAGCCAAGATTGCACAAACAGATGCAGATATTGCTGCCCAAGGAGCCGCGATCGCACGCACAGAAGCTGCAATTACCAAAGCACAATCAACCATTATTAAGAATCAGAGGTTAGTCAAACAAGCTCAGGCGAATGTCAAAGAGCAAGCCGTGCAACTTCAGTTCTATACTATTGCGGCTCCCTTCGCTGGCACGGTAGGAGATATTCCCGTAAAAATGGGAGATTTTGTGGATACTTCCACTCCACTAACAACGATTACAGAAAATCGTTTATTGGAGGTGAACTTCTCGGTTCCTAACGAACAAGCGCTTCAGTTACATTCGGGAATGTCCGTAGAATTAACCGATGGTCAAGGTCGAAAAATAGGCACAAGTCGCATATTTTTCATTTCACCAAAAGCAACCAATGATACGCAATCTGTTCTAGTTAAATCGCTGTTTGACAATTCTAGAGGACAGCTGCGAGTCGAGCAATTTGTCCGAGCCAAGGTAATTTGGAAACAGCAGCTAGGGGTGTTAGTGCCAACCACTGCAATTATGCGCTTCGGTGGAGAGACATTTGTGTTTGTAGCAGAACCCTCTGAGTCAGGGATAGTAGCTCGGCAAAGACTTATCAAACTAGGCAGCATTGAAGGCAACAATTATCAAGTTATTACTGGATTAAAGCCAGAAGAAAAAGTTGTGGTTTCAGGACTACTAGCTCTCAGAGATGGCGCACCGATTACTCCTCAATAG
- a CDS encoding heavy-metal-associated domain-containing protein, protein MTLQLKVPNMACSACSESITKAIKTVDPTATVQADPKTKLVNIETQASVAGITEAITAAGYTVAFDNSPS, encoded by the coding sequence ATGACCTTACAACTCAAAGTGCCTAATATGGCGTGTTCGGCTTGTAGCGAATCCATTACCAAAGCCATCAAGACGGTAGATCCAACCGCAACCGTTCAAGCCGATCCAAAAACCAAACTCGTCAATATTGAAACCCAAGCTTCCGTTGCGGGGATTACAGAAGCAATTACAGCAGCAGGTTACACGGTTGCCTTTGACAACTCCCCGTCCTGA
- a CDS encoding precorrin-8X methylmutase, whose amino-acid sequence MAAKHLTIKELTETVGGGITPRMVRHYHQLGLLPQAERSLANYRLYTQADVQRLRRIVALKQQGFQLSHIHQLLESEPEVVASNTLMNQLQQQYQTLIQQLARLRQTAAALEGLLGRDRSCLTTQAEAIAQLKLLEVETSEGIGELKHFWNHLDATADDHPEAFEESLQQLLPDLSDRSEIEVDLISKLVLACGDVSLVHFVRVSKGAIAAARNTLKAGCQIVGDVPSLVAALDRTRLAHLGCQVETLIDNPHITSPAEAEQAFWAEQLWKEKLQQLKEGCVLVIGYAPSILMSACAAIEQAKIQPALVIGMPIGFSHAPVAKRRLALSNIPHIIIEGTFGGGLLAAVALNALVESLLEKPDCHCYLEGENHLSKLA is encoded by the coding sequence ATGGCAGCTAAGCATTTGACCATCAAAGAACTTACAGAGACAGTCGGGGGTGGCATCACTCCTCGCATGGTGCGGCATTACCACCAGTTGGGACTGCTACCCCAGGCTGAACGTTCGCTAGCGAACTATCGCCTCTACACTCAAGCTGACGTGCAGCGGTTGCGGCGAATTGTGGCGCTGAAGCAGCAAGGGTTTCAGTTATCCCACATTCACCAGTTACTAGAATCCGAGCCGGAAGTGGTAGCAAGTAACACGCTAATGAATCAGTTGCAACAGCAATATCAAACTCTGATCCAGCAGCTAGCGCGACTGCGACAAACGGCAGCGGCGTTGGAAGGATTGCTGGGACGCGATCGCTCTTGTCTTACTACTCAAGCTGAAGCTATAGCTCAACTGAAATTACTTGAAGTTGAAACCTCTGAAGGAATAGGAGAACTCAAACATTTCTGGAATCATTTAGATGCGACAGCTGATGACCACCCAGAAGCATTTGAGGAATCTTTGCAGCAACTATTGCCGGATTTATCTGACCGTTCTGAGATTGAAGTAGACTTAATCTCGAAACTGGTGTTGGCTTGTGGGGATGTTAGTTTAGTGCATTTTGTGCGGGTGAGTAAAGGAGCGATCGCAGCTGCTCGTAACACTCTAAAAGCTGGGTGTCAGATTGTGGGAGATGTACCGAGCTTAGTTGCTGCCCTCGATCGAACTAGACTGGCTCATCTAGGATGTCAGGTTGAAACTTTAATTGATAACCCTCACATCACGAGTCCAGCCGAAGCAGAGCAAGCATTTTGGGCTGAACAACTTTGGAAAGAAAAATTGCAGCAGCTAAAAGAAGGATGCGTGTTGGTAATAGGATATGCTCCTTCTATACTAATGTCAGCTTGTGCAGCTATTGAGCAGGCTAAGATTCAACCCGCCTTAGTCATCGGAATGCCGATTGGATTCAGCCACGCCCCTGTAGCTAAACGACGATTAGCACTTTCTAACATTCCGCATATCATAATTGAGGGAACTTTCGGTGGGGGATTGTTAGCAGCAGTAGCACTGAATGCTTTGGTTGAATCCCTTCTAGAAAAACCAGACTGTCATTGTTATCTAGAGGGAGAAAATCACCTCTCAAAACTTGCTTGA
- a CDS encoding heavy metal translocating P-type ATPase, whose product MESANLKLRGMSCASCANTIEDAIRSVPGVSECSVNFGAEQATVTYEPSRTDLKEIQDAVNAAGYAAQPMQPQDLLNADDDTERRERQAENRELVTKVWVGGIISTILVIGSLPTMTGLPIPFIPMWLHNPWLQLVLTTPVLFWCGASFFINAWKALKRHTATMDTLVAIGTGAAYLYSLFPTVLPEFFTAQRLPADVYYEVAAVVVTLILLGRLLENRAKGQTSEAIRKLMGLQAKTARVIRNGKEVDVPIAEVILGDVILVRPGEKIPVDGEIIEGSSTIDEAMVTGESVPVKKHPGDEVIGATINKTGSFKFRAMRVGKDTFLAQIVKLVQQAQGSKAPIQRLADQVTGWFVPAVIAIAIATFILWYNIMGNVTMALITTVGVLIIACPCALGLATPTSIMVGTGKGAEHGILIKGADSLELAQKLQTVVLDKTGTITQGKPTVTDFITVNGTANGNELKLLRIAASVERNSEHPLAEAVVQYAQSQQVELTDSQEFEAIAGSGVQGYVSNQLVQIGTHRWMNELGIDTNTLQPDWERLEYLGKTVIWIAVNGRVQAIMGISDAVKPSSVSAIRSLQKMGLEVVMLTGDNRRTAEVIAREVGIKRIFAEVRPDQKAATVEKLQSEGKIVAMVGDGINDAPALAQADVGIAIGTGTDVAIAASDITLISGDLNGIVTAIQLSRATMGNIKQNLFFAFIYNVAGIPIAAGILFPIFGWLLSPIIAGAAMAFSSVSVVTNALRLRNFQPKTL is encoded by the coding sequence ATGGAAAGTGCCAACCTGAAACTGCGGGGCATGAGTTGCGCCTCGTGTGCCAATACAATCGAAGACGCGATTCGCTCCGTTCCAGGTGTGAGTGAATGCAGCGTTAATTTCGGTGCCGAACAAGCCACTGTTACTTATGAACCTAGTAGAACCGACCTCAAAGAAATTCAGGATGCGGTTAATGCGGCGGGATATGCAGCTCAACCCATGCAACCCCAGGATTTGCTGAATGCAGACGACGACACAGAACGGCGGGAACGGCAAGCTGAAAATCGGGAATTAGTCACGAAAGTTTGGGTGGGTGGCATCATCAGTACTATTTTAGTCATCGGTTCGTTGCCCACGATGACAGGTTTGCCGATTCCCTTCATTCCCATGTGGCTGCACAATCCTTGGCTACAGTTAGTGCTGACAACGCCAGTCCTGTTTTGGTGTGGTGCATCCTTCTTTATTAATGCCTGGAAAGCCCTCAAACGCCATACAGCAACGATGGACACATTGGTGGCAATTGGAACAGGTGCCGCCTATCTTTACTCCCTGTTTCCAACTGTCTTACCTGAGTTTTTTACCGCTCAAAGATTACCAGCCGATGTGTATTATGAAGTGGCAGCGGTTGTGGTGACGCTGATTTTATTAGGACGACTGCTAGAAAATCGTGCCAAAGGGCAGACTTCAGAAGCCATTCGCAAATTGATGGGTTTGCAAGCCAAAACTGCTCGCGTGATTCGGAACGGAAAAGAGGTAGATGTTCCCATTGCTGAAGTGATTTTGGGCGATGTGATTCTAGTCCGTCCAGGAGAAAAAATTCCAGTTGATGGCGAAATTATTGAGGGTTCTTCAACGATTGATGAAGCAATGGTAACGGGTGAAAGCGTGCCTGTGAAAAAGCATCCTGGTGATGAGGTAATTGGAGCAACCATTAACAAAACTGGCAGCTTCAAGTTCCGCGCCATGCGAGTGGGGAAAGATACATTTTTAGCGCAAATTGTCAAGTTGGTGCAGCAAGCACAAGGTTCTAAAGCGCCGATTCAACGATTGGCAGATCAAGTGACAGGATGGTTTGTGCCTGCGGTGATTGCCATTGCGATCGCTACCTTCATTCTGTGGTACAACATCATGGGCAATGTCACGATGGCATTAATTACCACCGTAGGCGTGCTGATTATTGCTTGTCCGTGTGCCCTCGGTTTAGCCACACCAACCTCCATCATGGTAGGAACGGGTAAAGGTGCAGAACATGGCATCCTGATTAAAGGTGCAGACAGTTTGGAATTAGCCCAAAAACTGCAAACGGTTGTTTTAGATAAAACCGGCACGATTACCCAAGGTAAACCGACTGTTACTGACTTTATAACTGTTAACGGTACCGCTAATGGGAACGAGCTAAAACTGTTACGAATAGCTGCATCCGTTGAACGCAATTCCGAACATCCTTTGGCTGAAGCAGTCGTGCAATACGCGCAATCTCAACAAGTAGAATTGACTGATTCGCAAGAATTTGAAGCTATTGCTGGCAGTGGCGTTCAAGGATATGTATCTAATCAATTAGTGCAAATTGGAACGCACCGCTGGATGAATGAGTTAGGCATAGATACCAATACTTTACAACCAGATTGGGAACGATTGGAATATCTTGGTAAAACTGTCATCTGGATTGCGGTGAATGGCAGAGTACAAGCCATTATGGGGATTTCTGATGCAGTAAAACCCTCTTCCGTCAGTGCAATTCGCAGCTTGCAAAAAATGGGATTGGAAGTAGTAATGTTGACAGGAGATAATCGCCGCACTGCTGAAGTCATTGCCCGTGAAGTTGGAATTAAGCGAATCTTTGCTGAAGTTCGTCCAGATCAGAAAGCTGCAACTGTTGAAAAACTTCAGTCGGAAGGTAAGATTGTTGCAATGGTGGGGGATGGTATTAATGATGCACCTGCACTGGCGCAAGCAGATGTAGGGATTGCGATTGGAACGGGGACGGATGTAGCCATTGCTGCTAGCGATATCACTCTGATTTCTGGTGACTTAAATGGTATTGTCACTGCCATTCAACTGTCTCGCGCTACGATGGGAAACATCAAACAAAACCTGTTCTTTGCCTTCATCTACAACGTGGCAGGAATTCCGATCGCGGCTGGTATTCTTTTCCCTATCTTTGGTTGGCTTCTAAGTCCGATTATTGCCGGGGCAGCAATGGCATTTAGTTCGGTTTCTGTGGTTACGAACGCACTACGTTTGCGGAATTTTCAGCCGAAAACACTCTAA
- a CDS encoding efflux RND transporter permease subunit, with product MLSAIIKWAIARRWLVILGAIIVTFWIFRTIIQMPLDVFPSFAPPQVEIQTEAPGLAPEEVESLVTLPIESSINGTPGVTAVRSSSASGISVVKIIFNWETDIYQARQLVTERLQQAQSKLPEGVETPQISPTSSPVGTVLQYAFTSETTPLMEVRRIVDWQVTNRILAVPGVSQVIAYGGDIRQYQVLVQPEKLQAFNVTLEDVVEAAKAANVNAPGGYLITPDREKLIRGIGRIESIEELQQSVITARNGTPVKMSDVTDVQIGAAIKRGDGSFNGQKAVIVMINKQPQADTPTVTRAIEAAMEEVKAGLPKDIKVTPTFRQENYIDSSIENVREALFEGSIIVAIILIPFLMNWRNLAICLTALPLSLLVGVLLLNWVGQGLNTMTLGGLAVAIGSAVDDAIVDAENVYRNLRENKYLPNPRPVLEVVFDGCQEVRDSVFGATIITIVVFAPVFALTGVEGSIFIPMGLGYMAAVIASSITALTVTPALCAILLPYGHLPEREPWVARFFKRLYYPLLTFSMKLPGIILVVAAASLVAAIIIVPSFGRVFLPEFQEQTLVNTLTLYPGVSLEATNAAGEALQAALKDDSRFPYVQLRSGRAPGDADAAGVNLGHLDIELSDEGMKDREATLEKLREEFNKLPGVAPNIGGFISHRMDEVLSGVRSAIAVKIFGSELEQLRTIGSQVNEVMKTVEGIVDLQLEPQVPVEQIQIKFNRSAASRYGLTVGKLSEIIETALNGRVVSQVLENQQTFELIVWLKPDARQNLDTIRNLLVDTPDGNKIPLAQVATIENGTGPNTINRENVSRLIVISANASGRDLRSIVNEIREKVNQQVQIPAGYYIQYAGQFEAQERATQNILLFSAIAFVAITVIMYLSVKSIPSTAMIMINLPLALVGGVFSVAITGGIISIASLVGFVTLFGVATRNGLLLVDNYNTKSAEGMPLKELLIKGSMERLNAILMTAFTSALGLAPLVVEGGPGKEILQPLSIVVLGGLFTSTALTLLVLPALYAKFGKFLLPQRTLQVVEDGKAVGAVFER from the coding sequence ATGCTCAGTGCCATTATTAAATGGGCGATCGCTCGTCGCTGGTTAGTCATTCTCGGTGCAATTATCGTCACTTTTTGGATATTTCGTACCATCATCCAAATGCCGCTGGATGTCTTTCCCAGCTTTGCACCGCCCCAAGTCGAAATTCAAACCGAAGCTCCCGGACTTGCTCCCGAAGAAGTCGAATCTTTGGTCACTTTACCAATCGAAAGTTCGATTAATGGTACACCTGGAGTTACAGCCGTTCGCTCTTCCAGTGCATCAGGAATCTCAGTAGTCAAAATCATATTTAACTGGGAAACCGATATTTATCAAGCTCGCCAGTTAGTAACAGAGCGATTGCAACAAGCTCAAAGCAAGCTGCCTGAAGGAGTAGAAACCCCACAAATTTCTCCTACCAGTTCTCCGGTTGGCACCGTACTGCAATACGCCTTTACATCTGAAACTACCCCTTTAATGGAAGTGCGGCGCATTGTGGATTGGCAAGTCACCAACCGCATCTTAGCAGTTCCTGGCGTCAGTCAAGTCATTGCTTATGGCGGCGATATCCGCCAGTATCAAGTATTGGTTCAACCAGAAAAATTACAAGCCTTTAACGTCACTCTAGAAGACGTTGTAGAAGCTGCTAAAGCCGCCAATGTTAATGCTCCGGGTGGCTATTTAATCACCCCTGACAGAGAAAAGTTAATTCGGGGAATTGGGCGGATTGAATCGATTGAAGAATTGCAGCAATCAGTGATTACTGCTCGTAATGGCACGCCTGTAAAAATGTCTGATGTCACTGACGTGCAAATTGGTGCGGCTATCAAACGGGGAGATGGCAGTTTTAACGGTCAAAAAGCCGTAATTGTGATGATTAATAAACAGCCGCAAGCCGACACTCCCACCGTTACCCGTGCCATTGAAGCCGCAATGGAAGAAGTGAAAGCAGGTTTACCTAAAGACATTAAAGTTACCCCCACCTTCCGTCAAGAAAACTACATAGATTCTTCGATTGAAAATGTCAGAGAAGCTTTATTTGAAGGCAGTATTATTGTTGCTATTATTTTAATTCCATTTTTAATGAATTGGCGCAATCTGGCTATTTGTTTAACTGCTCTTCCTTTATCTTTATTGGTTGGAGTGCTACTGCTCAATTGGGTAGGACAGGGTTTAAATACAATGACGTTAGGAGGATTAGCAGTCGCCATTGGTTCAGCCGTCGATGATGCGATTGTCGATGCCGAGAATGTCTACCGTAACCTGCGAGAAAATAAGTATTTGCCTAATCCGCGTCCGGTTTTAGAGGTAGTATTTGATGGCTGTCAGGAAGTGCGCGACTCGGTATTTGGAGCCACGATAATTACCATTGTTGTCTTTGCTCCAGTATTTGCTTTAACGGGCGTAGAAGGCAGCATTTTTATCCCAATGGGATTGGGATACATGGCAGCAGTTATTGCTTCTAGCATCACCGCATTGACGGTGACTCCGGCTTTATGTGCAATTCTTTTACCTTATGGTCACTTGCCAGAAAGGGAACCTTGGGTTGCCAGATTTTTTAAGCGCCTTTATTATCCTCTGTTAACATTTTCGATGAAGCTTCCAGGAATTATTTTAGTGGTAGCCGCAGCGAGTTTAGTAGCGGCAATTATAATAGTTCCCTCCTTTGGAAGAGTGTTTCTACCAGAGTTTCAGGAGCAAACTTTGGTCAATACTTTAACTCTTTATCCAGGTGTATCTTTAGAAGCTACTAATGCAGCAGGAGAAGCACTTCAAGCAGCACTTAAGGATGACTCTAGATTTCCTTACGTGCAGTTGCGTTCGGGACGTGCGCCAGGTGATGCGGATGCAGCAGGGGTAAATTTAGGACACTTGGATATTGAGTTGAGCGATGAAGGGATGAAAGATAGGGAAGCGACGCTGGAAAAGCTGCGGGAAGAGTTTAACAAATTACCAGGAGTTGCACCCAATATTGGCGGTTTTATCTCTCACCGAATGGATGAGGTATTGTCTGGAGTGAGGAGTGCGATCGCCGTTAAAATTTTCGGTTCTGAATTAGAGCAACTCCGTACTATTGGCAGCCAAGTTAATGAAGTGATGAAGACGGTTGAAGGAATTGTAGATTTGCAACTTGAACCTCAAGTTCCAGTCGAACAAATACAGATTAAGTTTAACCGTTCTGCTGCTTCTCGATATGGGTTAACAGTGGGAAAACTCTCCGAAATTATTGAAACTGCTCTCAATGGACGAGTAGTGTCCCAAGTCTTGGAAAATCAACAAACTTTTGAATTAATTGTCTGGTTAAAGCCAGATGCCCGTCAAAATCTGGATACCATTCGCAATTTGTTAGTTGATACTCCTGACGGGAATAAAATTCCTTTAGCACAAGTTGCCACGATTGAAAACGGCACAGGGCCTAACACCATCAATCGAGAAAATGTTTCCCGGTTAATTGTTATTTCTGCAAATGCTAGCGGTAGAGATTTGCGCTCTATCGTGAATGAAATTAGAGAAAAAGTGAATCAGCAAGTACAAATTCCCGCTGGGTACTATATTCAGTATGCAGGCCAATTTGAGGCACAAGAACGAGCGACACAAAATATCCTCCTCTTCAGTGCTATAGCTTTTGTAGCCATTACAGTCATCATGTATCTTTCTGTCAAATCCATTCCCTCTACTGCCATGATTATGATTAACTTGCCTTTGGCATTGGTAGGAGGAGTATTTTCGGTAGCGATAACCGGAGGGATAATTTCAATTGCTTCTCTGGTTGGCTTTGTGACTTTATTTGGAGTAGCAACTCGTAACGGGTTGCTACTGGTGGATAATTACAATACGAAATCTGCTGAAGGAATGCCTTTAAAAGAACTGCTTATTAAAGGGTCGATGGAACGGCTTAATGCCATTTTGATGACAGCTTTTACCTCGGCTTTAGGCCTAGCCCCTTTAGTAGTAGAGGGTGGGCCAGGAAAGGAAATTCTGCAACCACTTTCGATAGTGGTGTTAGGTGGGTTGTTTACTTCTACGGCGTTGACGCTGTTAGTTTTACCCGCCTTGTATGCCAAATTTGGTAAGTTTTTACTGCCTCAGCGAACTCTGCAAGTTGTTGAGGATGGGAAGGCAGTTGGAGCCGTCTTTGAGCGGTAG
- a CDS encoding cupredoxin domain-containing protein: MVNKTAIVGSIASLGVVLGIASGEAVAQTSHETHSSKTEQTGQFRRIEQPLSNKVAVTLGGLGLIGLELWWFLLSKPKSQKAVTSGGGIQEVTVTVDGGYEPSHIVVQAGQPVLLNFHRKDPSSCLEEVRFPDFHIAQELPLNQTTPIEFTPDKPGRYEFTCGMNMFRGTIEVQSADSTVTAPQTTPAHHTEHSISPTSSVEATVTPEGIQEATITVEKGYQPQRVIVEAGHPVRLHFQRQNLSKCYDQLLIPDFAVAVDLIPDQTTTVEFTPEQPGEYEFMCGMKMNRGTIEVRTSKSFQPQDKHHSMMQN; the protein is encoded by the coding sequence ATGGTGAATAAAACAGCGATCGTAGGTAGTATTGCGAGTTTAGGAGTTGTGCTAGGGATTGCTTCCGGTGAAGCAGTTGCACAAACATCTCATGAAACTCACTCTTCCAAAACAGAACAAACGGGTCAGTTTCGTCGCATTGAACAACCATTAAGTAACAAAGTTGCGGTCACTCTCGGTGGACTAGGATTAATTGGTTTAGAACTTTGGTGGTTCCTGCTTAGTAAACCTAAGTCTCAGAAGGCAGTTACATCGGGTGGCGGAATTCAAGAAGTAACCGTGACTGTTGATGGGGGCTACGAACCCAGTCACATTGTTGTGCAAGCGGGTCAACCTGTGCTACTTAATTTCCACCGCAAAGACCCCAGCAGTTGTTTAGAAGAAGTCCGATTTCCTGACTTTCACATTGCACAAGAATTACCACTTAATCAGACTACACCGATTGAATTTACGCCTGATAAACCAGGTAGATATGAGTTTACTTGTGGCATGAATATGTTTCGGGGAACTATCGAAGTTCAATCGGCTGATTCGACAGTAACTGCACCTCAAACAACACCCGCTCATCATACAGAGCATTCAATTTCTCCAACATCCAGTGTTGAAGCAACTGTAACACCGGAGGGAATTCAAGAGGCTACAATAACAGTTGAGAAAGGCTACCAACCGCAGCGAGTAATTGTTGAAGCTGGACACCCAGTTCGCTTGCACTTCCAACGTCAAAATCTTAGTAAGTGCTATGACCAATTACTGATTCCAGATTTTGCGGTAGCTGTTGACCTCATACCCGACCAAACTACAACTGTGGAGTTTACGCCTGAACAGCCTGGTGAGTATGAATTTATGTGCGGGATGAAGATGAATCGTGGGACGATTGAGGTGAGAACATCGAAATCTTTTCAACCGCAAGACAAACACCATTCGATGATGCAAAATTAA
- a CDS encoding DUF2808 domain-containing protein encodes MKKLIYAGVAFTLIIAASIPSARAAGSLRNANAPHIVHSGSHTSNPRFLDATHHFEIHVQGPALSELSINLPEDLSIRRGIEVENQSGQKIPASVSIADRKATIVFSQPVPPETTLSIKMQGVHARFYRSIRQYMVYGKIVGLNAEIPFGTVRIQTSSR; translated from the coding sequence ATGAAAAAGCTGATTTATGCAGGTGTAGCGTTTACCCTAATAATAGCTGCTTCCATTCCCTCTGCTCGAGCAGCTGGAAGCCTACGAAATGCCAATGCTCCTCACATTGTCCATAGTGGCTCACATACTAGCAATCCTCGTTTCCTTGACGCTACCCATCATTTTGAGATTCATGTTCAAGGGCCTGCCCTTTCAGAACTTTCAATTAATTTGCCAGAGGATCTGAGCATTCGTAGGGGAATTGAGGTAGAAAATCAATCAGGTCAAAAAATCCCAGCGTCCGTTTCTATTGCTGATAGAAAAGCTACAATAGTTTTCTCTCAACCTGTACCTCCTGAGACAACGCTATCAATCAAGATGCAAGGTGTTCATGCTCGATTTTATCGGAGTATTAGGCAGTACATGGTCTATGGCAAGATAGTTGGTTTGAATGCAGAAATTCCATTCGGTACAGTTCGGATTCAAACCTCCTCTCGATAA
- a CDS encoding DUF2808 domain-containing protein, translating into MKRTLVYTVAFSLVAAALIPAAWATGRPNDAKVSHLVDSTVYPDSATVQNATHQFEVHVQGKALSELSIDLPEEVSITNGIEVKNKSGQKIPATVSINDRKATVVFSQPVAPETMLSVSLQGVQTPGYDQTWLYRFYAKKVGLTAEIPLGTARIQTYRG; encoded by the coding sequence ATGAAGAGAACACTGGTTTACACTGTTGCGTTTAGTTTGGTAGCCGCAGCTTTAATTCCTGCTGCCTGGGCAACTGGAAGACCAAACGATGCTAAAGTTTCCCATCTAGTTGATAGTACTGTCTATCCTGATAGCGCTACTGTTCAGAATGCTACCCATCAGTTTGAGGTTCACGTTCAAGGAAAAGCTCTTTCAGAACTTTCGATTGATTTACCAGAAGAAGTAAGCATCACTAATGGAATTGAGGTAAAAAATAAATCAGGTCAAAAAATTCCAGCAACAGTTTCTATTAATGACAGAAAAGCTACTGTGGTTTTCTCCCAACCAGTAGCTCCTGAGACGATGCTGTCAGTCTCTCTACAAGGCGTTCAGACTCCAGGATATGACCAAACTTGGCTGTACCGATTCTACGCTAAGAAAGTTGGTTTAACTGCTGAAATTCCACTGGGTACAGCTCGGATTCAAACCTACAGGGGATAA